The following proteins are co-located in the Streptococcus anginosus genome:
- a CDS encoding acyl-CoA thioesterase: MILEIRNIAIQDTYGERFQHCWGCGPKNESGLHLKTYPSLNGTSCISKITPAQQYTGGVPANLFGGMIAMIFDCHGTASAAWFAHQNKGLDLTEETVIGRFITARLEIDYKSPTPIDEEITVISRLEELGQRKAIVAMEMTVAGQVRAKARMVAIAVKDNM; encoded by the coding sequence ATGATTTTGGAAATAAGAAATATTGCCATTCAAGATACTTATGGTGAGCGATTCCAGCATTGTTGGGGATGCGGTCCTAAGAATGAGTCAGGCTTGCATTTAAAAACTTATCCTAGTCTAAACGGAACTAGCTGCATTAGCAAGATAACACCAGCTCAACAGTATACCGGTGGTGTTCCGGCTAATCTATTTGGCGGTATGATTGCCATGATTTTTGACTGTCATGGTACCGCTTCAGCAGCCTGGTTTGCTCATCAAAATAAGGGCTTAGATTTGACAGAAGAAACGGTCATTGGACGATTTATCACAGCTCGCTTGGAAATAGATTATAAAAGTCCAACGCCCATTGATGAGGAAATTACGGTTATCTCTCGACTTGAAGAACTGGGCCAAAGAAAAGCCATTGTGGCAATGGAGATGACAGTAGCGGGTCAGGTGCGTGCCAAAGCTAGAATGGTAGCAATCGCAGTGAAAGATAACATGTAG
- the scpB gene encoding SMC-Scp complex subunit ScpB — MSKLAEIEALLFVAGEDGLRVRQLAELLSMPPTGVTQSLEKLAEKYQKDEDSSLALLETSNTYKIVTKQDFAELLREYSKAPINQSLSRAALETLSIIAYKQPITRMEVDEIRGVNSSGAISKLQMFDLIRENGKKEVLGRPNLYVTTDYFLDYMGINSLEELPIVEETELIAEESQLFTERIEDENQ; from the coding sequence ATGAGTAAGTTAGCAGAGATTGAAGCCCTGCTCTTTGTGGCGGGCGAGGACGGCTTGCGTGTCCGTCAACTGGCAGAGCTCCTCTCTATGCCTCCTACGGGAGTGACACAGAGTTTGGAGAAATTGGCAGAAAAGTATCAAAAAGATGAAGATTCAAGTCTTGCCTTGTTAGAGACGTCGAATACTTATAAAATTGTTACCAAGCAAGATTTTGCTGAATTGTTGCGGGAATATTCAAAAGCCCCTATCAATCAAAGTTTATCAAGAGCTGCCTTGGAAACTTTGTCCATTATTGCTTATAAGCAGCCTATTACGAGAATGGAAGTGGATGAGATTCGTGGGGTCAATTCTAGTGGTGCGATTTCAAAGTTGCAGATGTTTGACTTGATTCGTGAAAATGGAAAAAAAGAAGTGCTAGGGCGCCCAAATCTTTATGTGACAACGGATTATTTTTTGGATTATATGGGAATCAATAGCTTAGAAGAATTGCCAATAGTAGAAGAGACAGAGTTAATAGCAGAAGAAAGTCAGCTATTTACTGAAAGGATAGAGGATGAGAATCAATAA
- the yidD gene encoding membrane protein insertion efficiency factor YidD — MKKIFIEPVRFYQKFISPAFPPSCRYQPTCSNYMIQAIEKHGAKGVLMGIARILRCHPWAEGGDDPVPDVFSLKRNYAEDKEKG; from the coding sequence ATGAAAAAAATCTTTATCGAACCAGTGCGTTTTTATCAAAAGTTTATCTCGCCAGCCTTTCCACCTTCTTGTCGCTATCAGCCGACTTGCTCAAATTACATGATTCAAGCGATTGAAAAGCACGGTGCTAAAGGTGTCTTAATGGGAATTGCACGTATTTTGCGTTGTCATCCTTGGGCAGAAGGAGGAGATGATCCTGTACCAGATGTTTTTAGTTTGAAGCGCAATTATGCAGAAGACAAAGAAAAAGGTTGA
- a CDS encoding pseudouridine synthase — MRINKYIAHAGIASRRKAEELIKQGLVTVNGQVVRELATTIKSGDRVEVSGQPIYNEEKVYYLLNKPRGVISSVTDDKGRPTVVDLLPNVTERIYPVGRLDWDTSGALILTNDGDFTDEMIHPRNEIDKVYVARVKGVADKEVLRPLTKGVEVDGKKTKPAVYEILKVDPVKNRSVVQLTIHEGRNHQVKKMFEAVGLQVDKLSRTQFGHLNLTGLRPGEARRLNKKEVSQLHNLAVTKKK; from the coding sequence ATGAGAATCAATAAATATATTGCCCATGCTGGGATTGCTAGTCGTAGAAAAGCAGAAGAATTGATAAAGCAAGGGCTGGTCACTGTAAACGGACAAGTTGTTCGTGAGTTGGCGACGACGATTAAGTCAGGTGATCGTGTTGAGGTCAGTGGTCAGCCGATTTACAATGAAGAAAAAGTGTACTATCTCTTAAATAAGCCACGCGGTGTCATTTCTAGCGTGACAGATGACAAAGGTCGTCCAACGGTAGTTGATTTGTTGCCAAATGTCACAGAGAGAATCTATCCAGTTGGTCGACTTGATTGGGATACGTCAGGTGCTTTGATTTTGACAAATGATGGCGATTTTACAGATGAGATGATTCATCCGCGAAATGAAATTGATAAGGTCTATGTAGCTCGTGTCAAGGGGGTGGCTGATAAAGAAGTTCTCCGTCCCTTGACCAAAGGTGTGGAAGTTGATGGCAAAAAAACCAAACCAGCGGTTTACGAAATTCTGAAAGTAGACCCGGTTAAGAATCGTTCGGTTGTTCAGTTGACCATTCATGAAGGACGAAATCACCAAGTGAAAAAGATGTTTGAAGCTGTTGGTTTGCAAGTAGATAAACTTTCTCGTACGCAATTTGGTCATTTGAATTTAACTGGTCTTCGTCCGGGTGAAGCTCGCCGTCTCAATAAAAAAGAGGTCAGCCAGTTGCATAACCTAGCTGTGACGAAGAAAAAATGA
- a CDS encoding segregation/condensation protein A produces the protein MDIKIKDFEGPLDLLLHLVSRYQMDIYDVPITEVIEQYLAYVATLQAMKLEVTGEYMVMASQLMLIKSRKLLPKVADSLETEEDLEQDLLSQIEEYRKFKLLGEKMAEQHEERALYYSKPKIELVYEDATLLHDKTTIDLFLAFSKLMTQKREEFAQSHTTIVKDEYKIEDMMDVIRERCHSQEKIALQAIFSETKDMNEVITLFLATLELVKVQEIQVMQEENFGNIYLIGKINE, from the coding sequence ATGGACATAAAAATTAAAGATTTTGAAGGCCCATTGGACTTATTGCTTCATTTGGTGTCAAGATACCAAATGGATATCTATGATGTGCCGATTACAGAGGTTATTGAGCAATATCTGGCTTACGTAGCGACGCTTCAAGCTATGAAGTTAGAAGTGACGGGTGAATACATGGTAATGGCAAGTCAGCTCATGTTGATTAAAAGCCGAAAACTCTTACCCAAAGTAGCTGATAGCTTAGAAACTGAAGAAGATTTGGAGCAAGATTTGCTTTCTCAAATTGAGGAATATCGGAAATTCAAATTGTTAGGTGAGAAAATGGCGGAGCAACATGAAGAACGAGCTCTTTATTATTCCAAACCTAAAATTGAATTGGTATATGAAGACGCAACATTGCTCCATGATAAGACAACGATTGATTTATTTTTGGCCTTTTCAAAATTGATGACGCAAAAAAGAGAAGAATTTGCTCAAAGTCATACAACGATTGTCAAAGACGAATATAAAATCGAAGACATGATGGATGTGATACGTGAGCGCTGTCATTCTCAGGAAAAAATAGCTCTGCAAGCCATTTTTTCAGAAACAAAAGATATGAATGAAGTGATTACCTTATTTTTAGCGACATTGGAACTAGTAAAAGTCCAAGAAATCCAAGTAATGCAGGAAGAAAATTTTGGGAATATTTATCTAATAGGAAAAATAAATGAGTAA